One Sander vitreus isolate 19-12246 chromosome 22, sanVit1, whole genome shotgun sequence DNA segment encodes these proteins:
- the sox17 gene encoding transcription factor SOX-17, whose protein sequence is MSSPDAGYASDDQTQARCTMSVMMPGMGRCQWVDPISPLGDTKVKNEPCASSSGSQNRGKTEPRIRRPMNAFMVWAKDERKRLAQQNPDLHNAELSKMLGKSWKALPVTEKQPFVEEAERLRVQHMQDHPNYKYRPRRRKQVKRIKRLESGFLVHGVSDHQGSSMPGDGRLCVESLGLGYHEHGFQLPPQPLSHYRDAQGLGGPSYETYSLPTPDTSPLDAVESELTFFPQHSQEDCHMMPAYAYHSQAAEYQPQDSLSNHHSNPILHRHPASASEQPPQPATLPPSYMGCPNPLAMYYTQHCSHSHPKRHHGGAGQLSPPPDSHTHATDNVEQMHHSELLAEVDRSEFEQYLNSSSARADMTGLPYGPHEAGMQGPESLISSVLSDASTAVYYCSYNNS, encoded by the exons ATGAGTAGTCCCGATGCGGGTTACGCCAGCGACGATCAGACCCAGGCAAGGTGTACGATGTCAGTCATGATGCCTGGAATGGGACGCTGCCAGTGGGTCGACCCTATCAGTCCTCTCGGGGACACCAAAGTAAAGAACGAGCCGTGTGCCTCCAGCTCCGGTAGTCAGAATCGCGGCAAGACCGAACCGCGGATCCGACGGCCCATGAACGCGTTTATGGTCTGGGCGAAGGATGAGCGCAAGAGACTGGCGCAGCAAAACCCGGACCTGCACAACGCGGAGCTGAGCAAAATGTTAG GGAAATCATGGAAAGCCCTTCCTGTCACAGAAAAGCAGCCCTTTGTGGAGGAGGCCGAGCGGCTGCGGGTTCAGCACATGCAGGATCACCCCAACTACAAGTACCGGCCGCGGCGGCGGAAGCAGGTGAAGAGGATTAAGAGGCTGGAGTCTGGCTTTCTAGTCCATGGCGTGTCCGATCACCAGGGCTCGTCGATGCCCGGGGATGGTAGACTGTGTGTGGAGAGTCTGGGCCTTGGCTACCACGAGCATGGCTTCCAGCTTCCTCCACAGCCGCTTAGCCACTACCGAGATGCTCAGGGTCTTGGGGGCCCTTCTTATGAAACCTACAGCCTCCCTACGCCTGACACCTCTCCTCTGGACGCTGTAGAGTCAGAACTCACGTTCTTCCCTCAACATTCACAAGAGGACTGCCACATGATGCCTGCATACGCTTACCACTCCCAGGCGGCAGAGTACCAGCCCCAGGACTCCCTCTCCAACCACCACAGCAACCCCATCCTGCACCGACACCCTGCCTCAGCTTCAGAGCAGCCCCCACAGCCCGCCACCCTTCCCCCTTCCTACATGGGATGCCCTAACCCTCTGGCCATGTATTATACTCAGCACTGCAGTCACAGCCACCCCAAACGGCATCACGGTGGGGCAGGACAGCTCTCCCCCCCTCCTGACTCCCACACTCACGCAACAGACAACGTGGAGCAGATGCACCACTCTGAGCTGCTGGCCGAGGTGGACCGCAGCGAGTTTGAGCAGTATTTGAACTCCTCTTCAGCGCGTGCGGACATGACAGGCTTGCCGTACGGGCCACACGAGGCTGGCATGCAAGGACCTGAAAGCCTCATATCATCTGTGCTGTCAGACGCCAGCACAGCTGTGTATTACTGTAGCTACAACAACTCCTAA